In a genomic window of Rhipicephalus sanguineus isolate Rsan-2018 unplaced genomic scaffold, BIME_Rsan_1.4 Seq1074, whole genome shotgun sequence:
- the LOC119376053 gene encoding uncharacterized protein LOC119376053 → MFLRLRYSAVLANNNNMERLVDCPDLVVFRTENHELSTRVLRAPNPYRRYIGADMAELFLLQELDKITMLRKPLDGQEWCLSFALGGLLYRYHMGLSFGDDAQTGPQEISLSEVCERFSVRRFEDLRTLSFYAMEHTKHTWVAFDDDWSLTRKALLARQREGPRMCVAVYHVELDDHRQSCGAGPAPVLRRLQRLVINGTTT, encoded by the exons ATGTTCCTGCGACTCCGCTACAGCGCCGTTTtggccaacaacaacaacatggaGAGACTGGTCGA CTGCCCGGACTTGGTGGTGTTCCGCACCGAAAACCACGAGCTCAGCACCCGGGTGCTGAGGGCGCCTAACCCGTACCGGCGCTATATCGGCGCCGACATGGCTGAGCTGTTTCTG CTACAAGAACTGGATAAGATAACGATGCTGCGCAAGCCCCTGGACGGTCAGGAATGGTGCCTGAGCTTCGCTCTGGGCGGCCTCCTTTACCGCTACCACATGGGGCTCAGCTTCGGAGACGACGCCCAGACGGGACCTCAAGAGATCTCCCTCTCCGAG GTGTGCGAGCGCTTCTCGGTTCGACGCTTCGAAGACCTCCGCACGCTGTCGTTCTACGCCATGGAACACACGAAACACACCTGGGTAGCCTTCGACGACGACTGGTCCCTGACACGCAAG GCCTTACTCGCCCGGCAGCGGGAGGGGCCCCGTATGTGCGTGGCCGTGTACCACGTCGAGCTGGACGACCACCGGCAGTCATGCGGtgccggtccagcgcccgtgctACGCAGGTTGCAGCGCCTGGTCATCAATGGGACCACGACGTAG